Proteins from a genomic interval of Chanos chanos chromosome 3, fChaCha1.1, whole genome shotgun sequence:
- the dipk1b gene encoding divergent protein kinase domain 1B, with product MPRSFRRLVHLVLFCPLSKGLQSRVPAVKVKYLFLAWLGILVASWVIYVRYSSYSELCRGHICHMVICDHYKRGIISGSVCKSLCEERTLTLQRCLSTSPTQQVYNGLWKEKAVVVKCGIEELPRADGNPDSVLRQEMSLFDKPTRGTSMDEFREMLHSFLKANLGEQSSLSALVNRVITLADVNRDGKVSLSEAKSVWALLRINEFLLMMALQEKEHAPRLLGFCGDLYVTESVAHSALYSLEFPAWLQPLVPEAFGTVLNRWLAPAWPRRARITIGLLEFVEEVFHGAYGSFYMCDASPQRVGYNANYDCKMADLRSVASEASVRAFLRGRACETNADCTFGRDCTATCDRLARQCNTEVVQPNLAKVCGILQEFLLFGAPSDLREDLEKQLRTCVTLSGLASQMEVHHSLILNNLKTLLWKKISNTKYS from the exons ATGCCCCGGAGCTTTAGGAGACTGGTGCACTTGGTACTGTTTTGTCCATTATCCAAAGGGCTGCAG TCGCGGGTGCCTGCCGTGAAGGTGAAGTACCTGTTCCTGGCCTGGTTGGGGATCCTGGTGGCCAGTTGGGTGATATATGTGCGCTACTCTTCTTACTCTGAGCTGTGTAGGGGACACATCTGCCACATGGTCATC tgtgatCACTACAAGAGGGGGATTATTTCAGGCTCAGTGTGTAAGTCCCTGTGTGAGGAGAGAACTCTTACCCTTCAACGCTGCCTGTCCACCTCTCCAACACAACAg gtGTACAATGGGTTGTGGAAGGAGAAGGCGGTTGTGGTTAAATGTGGCATAGAGGAGTTGCCTAGGGCTGATGGAAACCCAGACAGCGTCCTGAGACAAGAAATGAGCCTGTTTGATAAACCCACACGAGGAACGTCCATGGACGAATTCAGAGAGATGCTGCACTCCTTCCTCAAG GCTAACCTTGGGGAGCAGTCATCTCTTAGTGCCCTTGTCAATCGTGTGATAACTCTTGCTGATGTCAACCGGGATGGTAAAGTTTCTCTGTCTGAGGCCAAGTCTGTCTGGGCACTGCTGCGAATTAACGAGTTCCTCCTCATGATGGCACTTCAGGAGAAAGAGCATGCGCCACGCTTGCTTGGCTTTTGCGGAGACCTGTACGTCACGGAAAGCGTGGCTCACAGCGCCCTCTACAGCTTGGAGTTCCCAGCGTGGCTTCAGCCTCTGGTCCCAGAGGCATTTGGAACAGTTCTAAACCGTTGGCTGGCCCCAGCTTGGCCCCGCAGGGCCCGAATCACCATAGGACTGCTGGAATTCGTGGAGGAGGTTTTCCATGGGGCGTATGGAAGTTTCTACATGTGTGACGCCAGCCCGCAACGCGTGGGCTACAACGCTAATTACGACTGCAAAATGGCAGACCTGCGGAGCGTGGCTTCAGAGGCTTCGGTCCGGGCGTTCCTGAGAGGACGAGCGTGTGAGACAAACGCAGACTGCACATTCGGACGTGACTGCACAGCGACGTGTGACCGGCTGGCCCGGCAATGCAACACAGAAGTGGTACAGCCCAACCTGGCAAAAGTCTGTGGAATCCTTCAGGAATTCCTTTTGTTCGGAGCACCGTCGGACCTCCGGGAGGATCTGGAGAAACAACTGCGGACATGTGTGACGCTGAGTGGGCTAGCAAGTCAGATGGAGGTTCACCACTCCCTCATTCTCAACAACCTCAAAACACTGCTATGGAAAAAGATCTCTAATACCAAGTACTCCTGA
- the mrps2 gene encoding small ribosomal subunit protein uS2m: protein MAAGMLSKAFYGLRSSRLVAAPLCHVQTFATAAASATLETTQNVETAINDKILNLPLTQPDFFRLSELFTIKDLFDARVHLGHKKGCRHRLMEPYLFGSRLGVDIIDLDQTAEHLQQALNFTAHVAYRGGVILFVSRRRQYSYLVETTAQECGEYAHTRYWQGGLLTNAPIQYGTGVRLPDLIIFLCTLNNVFQQHVAVRDAAKMNIPTVGIVDTNCNPSLVTYPVPGNDDTPVAVEMYCRLFKMTINRAKDKRRQMELLKGLSPPTPNA, encoded by the exons ATGGCAGCGGGGATGCTAAGCAAAG CTTTCTACGGTCTCCGTAGTTCTCGGCTCGTTGCAGCTCCTCTTTGTCACGTTCAGACTTTTGCTACGGCAGCAGCGTCAGCGACATTAGAGACAACTCAAAACGTGGAGACAG CCATTAATGATAAGATTCTGAACCTGCCACTGACTCAGCCAGACTTCTTCCGTCTGTCTGAACTCTTCACCATCAAAGACTTGTTTGATGCCCGAGTTCACCTCGGACACAAGAAGGGCTGCAGGCACAG gcTGATGGAGCCATATCTCTTTGGCAGTCGTCTGGGTGTCGACATTATTGATCTGGACCAGACAGCAGAGCACTTGCAGCAGGCTTTGAATTTCACGGCCCATGTGGCTTACCGAGGTGGAGTGATCCTTTTCGTCTCCCGCCGCCGGCAGTACAGCTACCTGGTGGAGACCACAGCTCAGGAGTGTGGCGAATACGCACACACGCGTTACTGGCAGGGTGGCCTGCTCACCAATGCACCCATCCAGTACGGCACTGGAGTTCGTCTGCCAGacctcatcatcttcctctgcACGCTCAACAATGTTTTCCAGCAGCATGTTGCTGTTCGGGATGCAGCCAAAATGAACATCCCCACTGTGGGTATCGTTGACACCAACTGCAATCCCAGTTTAGTAACATACCCGGTTCCTGGCAACGACGACACACCTGTTGCCGTGGAGATGTACTGCCGCCTGTTTAAAATGACCATCAACCGCGCCAAAGACAAGCGAAGACAGATGGAGCTGCTTAAAGGACTCTCACCCCCAACACCCAATGCCtga
- the ppp1r26 gene encoding protein phosphatase 1 regulatory subunit 26, giving the protein MFLKNVPPVVAVHTEWRSCTPNKSYSLPLYFNDSASDTDLASTTTGTPIRQKVQMIIESLRSTQSSIEMSDEAQTDRTGQSSHELSRQPTHKGKVQHLDLVGRSNTGTTDKNAQVKGSDLDLDSQDSDSDDSVDRGIEEAIQEYLREKVDHKRKAEPSASSPSRAPKILRNDPGVSENLKQQQQSDSNKLLTASNHVQKSVKAGAQPSATLKKHVKKKKLSKENPLKKTDISKPLAASALPSSGLKKASSGFSPPKDRPQPLSMLKVEEEPLDSSSDDGIEEAIQKYQQEKKERHESEKEVPKLPQLKEESDSSSDDGIEEAIRRFQQEKQKQKKKSPLKPSQHTATQQSKAVVLSSGRASTQPVKKLKLSTRKNNIKKKTTEKDTKSCTPKPHFLSHTFNRSPLEDLRGTGNSLSTSKPKETRTEHQTFSTLKVNTTAELMCAEAILDISKTVMPVAFSHNSCQSGTTSVESSTLNPGGHLTRPDDKSDESSIDSEDGIEQEIRKFLEHKAKMHKQPPVTAIPEANPAELAGAAKEPEKTKVCTPQNKALRLSLSRKRKLKEKDGKGKVVKTEITDHKTEEELQMRPLAQCGVPKPQITEASASPPVSSSGNPISAKSSKSQQISASQRDPELSRANNRGSSSSMSNFQNASRTQIFSKGKEQTSEKSSSLDSDEDLDAAIKDLLKTKKKVKKKVRDMKLKDRKPSYLSAVDASKKHKPSIEQKSVSTSKAPKSSLIKSSKEPSNFTKTDRGVKSKAMKGSSEHPRSNNKKEKVSGQAGEPEKAKGNTGKFVSDSQSEVLQRSPQDSEDSSSVDSDDSIEQEIRRFLAEKAKFSMTAKKLEQEEGGLNSTVKTIAHITEKDIESEDPGPEMPTMSCMEVLQNSTVQQKCFGRKESSETPANLQKTTDIPVSTNKGPSLDSSCPRETRTMAGDKRTEIKLERTLEGSDPLIGSSETGKDQPSSQSSTISPSNTKGSSPNMIPPTGTEVAQSSGQHQNLFLMLCPSPPSKPSVCEGRETTSRDKGEVSTTQQNKGRISLTEVLSAVCPSPPPVVKVAHSFQETPVVDKDSRLPAIASTIRTEGFYTLSRGKQWRWDQPPLLSTPNQNHLPSTNPPCPSGVPPHQTVHMHRDQAAYVELSTNQANYFQVRSVKDGKGQREHSAEKGRDGKGNRREREEDQRKAEREEECIDETDLESEEERSVQQRPDKRQQLPNLSLSTSIDPGQLPSPYVAMDTEQRSHKYHRRMALIQQQQRHEHSSYT; this is encoded by the exons ATGTTCCTGAAGAATGTTCCTCCGGTCGTGGCAGTTCACACAGAATGGAGGTCCTGTACCCCCAATAAAAGCTACAGTCTGCCGCTCTACTTCAATGACAGCGCATCTGACACCGATCTTGCTTCCACCACCACTGGCACGCCCATCCGACAAAAGGTCCAGATGATCATCGAGAGCCTCAGGAGCACGCAGTCCTCCATTGAAATGAGTGAcgaggcacagacagacagaactggGCAGTCTAGTCATGAGTTGTCCAGACAGCCAACCCACAAGGGTAAGGTACAACACCTAGACCTTGTAGGAAGGTCAAATACAGGGACTACTGACAAGAACGCTCAAGTGAAGGGTTCAGACCTTGATCTGGACAGCCAAGATTCAGATAGTGATGATTCGGTTGACAGAGGGATTGAAGAGGCAATACAGGAATATTTGAGGGAGAAGGTAGATCACAAACGCAAAGCAGAGCCATCAGCATCAAGTCCTTCACGAGCGCCCAAAATTCTGCGGAATGATCCAGGGGTTTCAGAAAATctcaaacagcaacaacagtcTGATAGCAATAAGTTACTCACTGCCAGCAACCATGTCCAGAAGAGTGTAAAAGCAGGGGCACAGCCCTCTGCAACgctgaaaaaacatgtcaaGAAAAAGAAGCTGAGCAAAGAGAACCCCTTAAAGAAGACAGACATCAGCAAACCTTTAGCTGCAAGTGCTCTTCCATCCTCTGGACTCAAAAAAGCTTCTTCTGGTTTTTCTCCTCCTAAAGACAGACCTCAGCCTCTCAGCATGTTGAAAGTGGAGGAGGAGCCTTTGGACTCAAGTAGTGATGATGGCATTGAAGAGGCAATCCAGAAGTACcaacaggagaaaaaagagaggcatGAAAGTGAAAAGGAGGTTCCCAAACTCCCTCAACTCAAAGAGGAATCAGACTCCAGCAGTGATGATGGCATTGAAGAGGCCATTCGTCGCTTCCaacaagaaaagcaaaaacaaaaaaagaaaagtcctcTTAAGCCCTCTCagcacacagcaacacagcagaGCAAAGCGGTTGTTCTCTCCTCAGGTCGAGCAAGCACACAACCTGTGAAAAAACTCAAATTGTCCACTAGGAAGAACAACATTAAGAAGAAGACCACAGAAAAAGATACGAAATCATGCACACCCAAACCGCATTTTCTCAGTCATACTTTTAATAGGTCCCCATTAGAGGACCTTAGAGGCACAGGAAATTCTTTGTCCACCTCAAAACCTAAAGAAACCCGCACAGAACATCAAACCTTCTCCACATTGAAGGTGAACACTACAGCAGAGTTGATGTGTGCAGAGGCCATTCTGGATATTTCCAAAACAGTCATGCCTGTTGCTTTTTCCCACAACTCTTGTCAGAGTGGTACCACTTCAGTGGAGTCCTCAACATTGAATCCAGGAGGGCACCTGACACGGCCTGATGACAAAAGTGATGAGAGCTCCATTGACAGTGAGGACGGGATTGAGCAGGAGATCCGTAAATTTCTGGAGCACAAAGCAAAAATGCACAAACAGCCACCTGTCACAGCCATACCAGAGGCAAACCCAGCAGAACTTGCTGGTGCTGCAAAGGAACCAGAGAAGACGAAAGTCTGCACACCTCAGAACAAAGCACTtagactgtctctctcacgcAAAAGAAAACTTAAAGAGAAGGATGGCAAGGGCAAGGTTGTTAAAACAGAAATTACAGATCACAAAACTGAAGAGGAGCTTCAGATGAGACCTCTCGCCCAGTGTGGTGTTCCCAAGCCTCAGATTACAGAGGCCTCAGCTAGTCCACCTGTTAGTTCCAGCGGTAACCCCATCTCTGCAAAAAGCAGCAAGTCACAACAGATCTCTGCCTCTCAACGTGACCCAGAACTTTCTCGAGCCAACAACAGAGGTTCCAGTTCCTCCATGTCCAACTTCCAAAATGCTTCAAGAACACAGATTTTTTCAAAGGGAAAGGAACAGACTAGTGAAAAAAGTAGTTCATTGGATAGTGATGAGGATTTGGATGCAGCAATAAAAGATTTGCTGAAAAcgaagaaaaaagtaaaaaagaaagtgagagacatgAAGCTGAAGGACAGGAAGCCTTCATATTTATCAGCTGTCGACGcttcaaagaaacacaaacctTCCATAGAGCAGAAGAGTGTATCCACTTCCAAGGCTCCCAAATCTAGTCTCATTAAAAGCAGCAAAGAACCGTCGAACTTTACAAAAACTGACAGAGGGGTGAAATCCAAAGCCATGAAAGGCAGCTCAGAACATCCGCGGAGCAATAATAAGAAGGAAAAAGTCTCTGGACAGGCTGGAGAGCCAGAGAAAGCAAAAGGGAATACAGGAAAGTTTGTTTCGGACAGCCAGTCTGAAGTCTTGCAGAGGTCACCCCAAGACAGTGAAGATAGCAGTTCAGTGGACAGTGATGATAGCATTGAACAGGAAATCCGGAGATTCTTGGCAGAGAAAGCAAAATTTTCAATGACTGCAAAGAAACTTGAGCAAGAGGAGGGCGGCCTAAATAGCACTGTCAAAACTATTGCCCACATTACTGAGAAGGACATTGAATCTGAAGATCCAGGGCCAGAAATGCCCACAATGTCATGCATGGAAGTACTGCAAAACAGCACTGTACAACAGAAGTGCTTTGGCAGGAAGGAGTCATCTGAGACACCCGCAAACCTACAAAAGACTACAGACATCCCCGTGTCTACCAACAAGGGCCCATCTCTGGACAGCTCATGTCCTAGGGAAACCAGGACCATGGCAGGAGACAAGAGAACAGAGATCAAATTAGAAAGGACCCTGGAAGGAAGTGACCCTTTGATTGGCAGCTCAGAGACAGGAAAGGATCAGCCTTCCTCTCAAAGCAGCACTATATCTCCCAGCAACACCAAGGGATCCAGTCCTAACATGATACCCCCGACAGGCACAGAAGTTGCCCAATCCTCTGGTCAGCACCAAAACCTGTTTCTCATGCTATGTCCAAGTCCACCCAGTAAACCCAGTGTCTGTGAGGGCAGGGAAACCACCTCACGAGATAAGGGTGAAGTATCTACTACCCAACAAAACAAGGGTAGGATCTCTCTTACTGAGGTTCTCAGTGCTGTATGTCCCTCACCACCTCCTGTGGTGAAAGTTGCCCATAGTTTCCAAGAGACCCCAGTGGTTGACAAAGACAGCCGACTCCCTGCCATAGCCTCCACAATCAGGACAGAGGGGTTCTACACTCTTAGCAGAGGGAAACAGTGGAGATGGGACCAGCCCCCCTTACTCTCTACCCCAAACCAAAACCACCTGCCCTCCACCAACCCTCCATGTCCCTCAGGTGTTCCCCCACACCAGACAGTCCACATGCACAGGGACCAGGCTGCATATGTAGAGCTCTCCACTAACCAGGCCAACTACTTTCAGGTTAGGAGTGTTAAAGATGGAAAGGGGCAGAGAGAGCATTCtgcagagaaggggagagacgGAAAGGGTaataggagagagagggaggaagatcagagaaaagcagaaagagaggaggaatgtATAGATGAGACAGATTTGgagtcagaggaagagagaagtgTACAGCAGAGACCAGATAAGAGGCAGCAGCTCCCTAATCT GTCTCTGTCCACTTCTATAGACCCAGGCCAATTGCCAAGCCCCTATGTTGCCATGGATACAGAACAGAGGAGCCACAAGTACCACCGGAGAATGGCCCTCATTCAACAGCAGCAGAGGCATGAACACTCTTCT TACACCTGA